The region GGAAtcgcacacttcagctttaagtcacATTGATTGATCGCACTTGActcaaaaaatgtttaaatgcatataatgcagggccgtttctagctataagcagtGTAAGTTGCCGCTTAGGGCTCCCAAGCAACCATGGGGCCCTGCAAAGTAAAgtctttttgaatttttttttttacttttatttctccatggctccaagtaggatttcgcttagggaTCACATATGCTCAGAAATGGGCCTGATACATTGCCACAATTTTTTCCAGTGTTTTCTGTACAGCTGGTCACGTACCATACCATCACTGCTGTGCAATTGTTGCAGTAAGTTGCTTCCATGGCACGTCTACTATTTTCAGAGCAAATAACTCATCAAATTACTCATACCATgacataagattttggtcatatcgcccacacCTGAGGGAGCACATACATAGGAAATTATCCGatttaaatttgaataaatgATCCCATCCATTGTCAGTGAAAAGTGCTTTAATGTAACAAGACACTGAATGTAAAACAGCAGTATATGCAAATATAAAACCATTTTTCAGCACCATCTAATCTCATCCTTGCATCAAAACGTTAAACAgtatttaacaatatatttacttatcatatttatatatttaccttAAATTCTGTACAATTAGAAGACATTCACACCTAGGGAATATTTAGAAAACCTTTTTtacgaaaatatatttttgtaagaaTATAGCATGAACAAAATGACAGCCTGAGACAGGTTTGGACAGTGTTacatataaatattgatataaAGTCACTGGCATAATTTAATAGATATTATGATAACAGACACAAATAAGCTTATTTTACATGTTATCTGAGAAAAAAAAGGTCTTGTTCTAATCACATGTATATACATGAagtttgcctttacaaagtatcTTCAGTTTTGTGAGAAACGTCTTCATCCTTTGAAAGAACACTGTGGAATTGGTGAGTTCTTGTACTTCGCATGGATATCGTTCTAAGCAGTTCTTGAGAAGCAATCCAAAACACAAAAACCCCATTACTTACTGGCTGCACATTTTGTGTTATTACATGCATATTTTGATATTACTTCAACTTACATATTTGGTATATTGATCTAAAGTTTTCTTGATCTTCATCTTGTTTCGAAAGGTTACGTTTTCTTCATGCAGGAGAACATTCATCTCCAGCAGATAACAGTCAATAAACTTATTTGTGCAATTCTGCAGACAAACATAGCGTTAGCACTGGATTCATTTTTACGCAGTGGAAATAATTAGCATTAGTCAAATTAAAGTATATCATTTGTTGTTTTTGTACCCATTAATGATTACGgataacaaaaattattttaattatgtttttaatagTTATTAAATGAACTTACTTCAATATTGTCAATATTTGGTGTGTACAATCGGGCATCAGAACTctggaaaaacataaatattgaaaAAAGACAGCATTTAAACCTACTGTTCAACTGAATGAAGTTTCCTAGTATTGGGAATTCTAGTCCTACAAACAGAACAGAATTGAAAAAATaaccattgttttcaaacaggtttctagaATAGGGCTGATTATtagattcgattctgattcacaaccTGACAATTTAATTCGGATTTCGTTTAGATTCTATTCCAATTCTTAAGGGTGTATTTCAGTTTTCCATTTTGCTAACATATAAAAGTAATTCTCTCTCTGCTAATGCTATTTATTAAACAGGGACCTTCTAACTATGTacataacaaaaatattaatttgatcaATTCTATTTAGTTTTCATCATTTTCATACAAATAAAATAGTCCAAATCTGTGTCCTTAATGGTATAATAATATTGTTTATCATTTAGTAGTAATCATTTcataatatgaaatattaaatgaaatcttAACATAGTATTTTATTATTGACTCAGTCATGATGTATATTCAAGAATTAGTGACTTTTAAGCAAGTGTGGtaataaaatggaaaaacaaGGACAAACCTAATATTCTTATATCTGAAGTAACAGTACATCATAAAATATATACGTGACTTACTCGAAATAAATGTTCTGTCTCTACTATCGTTTTCTCGAGGTCTTGCAGAGTCTGCATTTCATGACTGTCAGCCATCGGCAACAGAGCACTCAGACAGCTAAAcgctcataaacaaacacaaacaaacaaacacctttTAATTTGATATGgttcaaattaaaacatttaaaattaaaaataatttatttattttcacagtcTCAACttccaaaatgaaaaatcatatGAAATTATTTAATGAGAACTTACTTaaattagggatgtcctgatactgaTACTGGTATCGACAGAATCGACaccgcgctcatgtacttgtagtGCTCGTAAAAAATGCTCCGATagcaaaaaccgataccatctgatgtacgaaaGTCATTGCGTAAACATTCATCGCACAAATTAAAATAACGTTATGTTCTGGTGTGATTAGTAAAATGCAAAGGCTGcattttaatgagataaatatatagtttgcatgtgctgagCATTTCAAATGTGAgcatttgtgaatgtgtggagttGGTGTTGTGTCTCATACCTTTTACAGCTCtttggctcatacacggaaaacaccatcatgagcattgcatgctctgtttgtagcagatgacagtgagcagagcgctcattcactttgtagcacgaggcacacacagactacatatttaattaaatagcagccttttgcagtttaataatctcaCTGGGTCACGTGACGACCTGCTTTTCTGGAAGTGAAATGCTAtagtccaaaaaaacaaaaaacacacagaaatggaaagggcttcaaaataaacgtttccgccaaaataaaagctacatttaaatggaaaaaagtagaACAGAAAtacatcactactgtatagttatgtaatatgcACTGTAATACAACTACTAATActaatagtaattgtattactttaaagcaatatctcacatctgtgatgctctgaaaaaaataactccaatgttgtattgtggattgtgctgtgaggttctgtataaaagcacttcatttgataaaaataatacaatattatgttcaaatgaattgttctatttttatttgattaaatttttaatgaatgaatttatttacacatcattttgatgataaaatttaattaaactgttaatatggaattcagaaaaactaaaacaaaaaaaaacaggtattggtATCGGCAAGTACCAAAAAGTGTcggtactcattctcaaaaaaatggtatcatgacatccctaatttaaatgtttgtgtttttaaaacCCAGTCTCATGATGAATCTTAATcatagtacgagatggcaaaaacGTAAGAAAATCGTACAAAAACACGACTTTTACTctcagagagaaaaataaacaaactagcAAAAATGCTATTATTATCTCTAAACACTCATAAATACAGAAGTAACCAAATGTGTTCACCGATGTTTCCTTtctcaaaataaagtgttggataggaagcTAGCTAAAATTTAATGCCagtattgtatcaatttgaaattctgtttgatgattggttggtctctacgGGAATAAAAGCCGAGTCAcacgatatcttatgatttcgccatctcgtacaaattattaagaGTTGTCATGAGACAACTAACTAatactattaaattattatttacttatttcttCCTAATGGGCATTAAAAGAGATTGTGTTTCAACATTCAAGGCAGAAAAAAGTACTTTCGGTTGTACTTTCAGAAAAAGTTTACAGctaaacctcacacacacaccttttaatGAAAAGTTGACAAGCAGGTGTTGTCGTTTCCCTGATGCGTAAACTCTGTTTCTATATACTGACTGCTTTTGCATTTGCCTTGATATTGACATTGAAAACCACTTTCCTTTTAaagtgaaagtgtgtaatttctatgccTCTAGTGTCACCGAACAATCAATGTTTACAAAGAGATTCTGGAAAGCTTCCAGCATCCGCCATTGATCGACCAGAAAGTCCCACCCAAAACTCAAACCATTGGTTGAAAGAATTGTACAGTCAAAAAAATGatacacatcagctttaaggaCGTGCAGTGACATACTAACTTTTCAACCAAACCACGgtgtaaaatgtactgtaaattctTCTCACAGGTGACAAAGCTCCCCTCCTTCAACGGCACAGTGAGCATTATACTGCCTTCATTCAATCTCGTACAAATAAACTTCCGCTCTAGCACTTACTGTAAAACAGTTAAAAAGTCCTGCAACCACAAACGATTATGATTGCTCCATTTCCATTAAACATACATTTCCAATGCTCTCCGTTTTAAGTCAGCAGTTTCAACTAATGGAGCACGAGTCTATGGCAGTGCTTCTAAACAGACTATAGCAACCCAACACAACCAGCACCAAAATCGAACAAAAGTAATCAAAACTGAACTGCACTGGCCTAACAACTCGCAAAatgatttaaggaatattccaggttcaatacaagttaagctcaatcgacagcatttgtggcataatgttgaataccacaaaaaaattatattaatttcaacttgcccctccttttctttaaaaaaaaagccaaaatctcaGTTACAGTGAGTGAATAGTGAATtatccataaactttaaaatactcattgtttcaaaagtatagccacaagacataaacaatgtgtgttaacataattttagtgctataaaatcgcttactaaccttttctatgtaaagttatatccagttttacaactttattgccatgatgacataacaccgTAAACATTAaatccctaaaatgactgtaaaaaataatttaacaactttacaactcaaataatacacaaatgttACCTACTGTAGAAATATTAATGTAACTGcatttagaaaattataagcttgacatttctgcctttacaccctccagaaattggcccctttcacttccattgtaagaaatTCCCTGAAAAttagggacaagttgaaattaatttttgtggaaatgtccattgtccattgagcttaacttgtattgaacccggaatattcctttaacataacaTAGGCTCAATAGGAcaactaacaattttttttaaatgtcttttcaatTTTAAATTGCATGCTCTTGGCAGCCAACAATTCACCACATAAAAATTGCAGATTCAAAATCAACTCAACGCAAACCATCCTCACTACAAATGAACTTATATTTAGTTGCATTTTCtgttaccttgcatagttttgttcatggtttttgaggatgagggcatgtgaACCAAGCTGTCCATGATGGCAACTGTCTAATTCGGTTAGCTTCTAAATGACCGATGAATTTGATTGGACGAACTGcctttgatgtcattaaataaaaGATGTGGAGTATTTTCTCCTAGCTTTTAAGTTTCCTGCTATCTGCGACGCTATTAGAAAAGATTTGAGACAtatttttgggtcacaacccagcggttgagaaccactgacatagcacacacaaattttcattgaaatattcatttattagttaaattgaaaaaaaatgtatttatactttTAAGGCAGAAAATACATTATAAGTATGTTTTCAATCAATATTTTTCTCACTTTGAATTTTTTACACTGAGCTCATTGCAACATATTATGGAATAGTATTCTATTCGAAGGATACATGCAACACTACTTTTGAATTTGGCTAAAACATGTCTTAGAAGCAAACAAAATTATGCAGCCTTCTAAAATACCTTCTTTTCGAACAAAGTCTATGTGACTCAATTGCTGGCTTTTATGATATAAATAACAGTCCTGCACTATAGTAATAAGAACTTTAATCTTTAACCCTACTCAAATAAGAAAGGCATTTTACTACCATCATAGGACTAAATGTCATTTAGATCATAATTCTGTCATCTAATCATTTTTGAGTCACCATGCTTACTGAGTTGCTTATGGACTGACTTTCTATCTGTTCTTTCCTATGACTAACAATCTTATTACGTACATAGATTATGACAGATAATAGTGTTGTTTGCTCCAGGCAAAGTAAAGCTGAGATTGTTGTTTCGTATTACCAGCCATACATGAGTCTCATTAATAGTGCATGTAGGAGGCCATGATGCACACTCTAGTAGTGATTTACCTTATCAAGCTCACATGCAGATGCTTGTATAGTTTATATTTAATATCAGTGGAAATGTACTTGGCAACGGCAAGCAGCCAAACTACCCTGATGTACAGGATGCATTCTCGACAGCTAGTGCAACAGAATACAGGGATCTTGAGACAGggttttcaaagtttcaactatTTTTACAACAAATGCGCCACTTATGGCGCTAAATACAAGCAAAATGCTCCAAAAGCTTCCGTCTGATGTACAGAAACCAACAATtcaaaatagcgcagatggaacACAAGAACGTGTCCAGTGAGAACAAGAGAGATTGAccaactcaattgcaaaatggactgaCTGTtgactgtaggcttgttcaatgatatagaaataaacaaacaatatactgacttctaaagccactttttgtattgtctcatTAATGCTTTAGTCGTCTGCCACAATAACTCAAcatattaaatattgatatttgcgATTTATTgtgatttgattaattaatcagtgtgttatgtaattcatttgattttaaaaaaatcatcgattgacagccctaaatttattaattataatttatattgcCCAATATTGGGACATGTCACAACAAGGTCAATGTGTGttaaattaactgtaaaaaagaaagaaattaataaataaaaaaatcctggtCAATAGAGTAAGTATTTAATTTCTTGAAGtcaatacttttttatttatttattttttatcccttttttctccccaatttgtaatgcccaattcccactacttagtaggtcctcgtggtggtgcggttactcacctcaatccgggtggcggaggacaagtctcagttgcctccgcttctgagaccgtcaatccgcgaatcttatcacgtggcttgctgttcattacaccgcggagactcacagcatgtggaggctcatgctactctccgcaatccatgtacaacttaccacgtgccccattgagagcgagaaccactaatcgtgaccacgaggaggttaccccatgtgactctaccctccctagcaacagggccaatttggttgcttaggagacttggctggagtcactcagcacaccctggattcgaacttgcaactccaggggtgatagtcagagtcaatactcgctgagcaacccagacCCCCAATTGAAGTCAATCCTTAAAGCTACTGTGTGTACCTTATTAAATTGACTGCTGAAATGTCAAATTGAAAAGTGAAAAACATTGTGACAACACGGCCCAATCTCCCCTAAGCAGGTCTTTTATTGTTTTAGTAACCCATTCAGTAGTTGTGCCACATACACACAGCAATCAGCAAAGAAAATAAGCAGTCGTATTTCTTAGATATACCTCAGAATTAAGAAAGAATTCCAAACCTCTGTGTTCAAAGGACATTCCAAGTGATTCTCAAAGCACCAATGGTTACAACCACATCTTCCAGTTCTCTGTAAAACAGCATACATTCATTTAATGTCAGGACCAAAAAGCTGCAAAAATCCCTCCGTTTGTTTGAAAAAGAGAAGTGATTATTTGATTTACTCTAAGTACATCAGTTCTAGGAAGCAAAGCGCACAGCCTGTCGAAACCTTGTGGGAAGAATGACAAATCTTGAACTAATTCATCAAAATGATGACTTTGTGTAATTGCTTGCATGTGTATTGATTGTTAATATAACACTAACCTCTTTCACAAGTTTTGCTGGATGCTCCAGGGACAGTTTTACATGTTTGCTTAAGGTTTAAATCATCATGAAAATAACGACCATGACTGccatttatttatcattaaagTTAATCATTAGTAAAGGGAAATGCTGCGTGTGTGAACGCGATTTCGCCGGTGTGCACGCGAAAGATCGTCGTGAGCGAAAATTCGCATCCATAAGTGAATAAATGCCTGCGGAAGCGTCAGCTGTGAGTGCGACTGAAAGTTGATTTGCTTCAGTCACGGATCTTATTAACTAGGTATTCCTAGAGGTATTTATTCGTACATATGTTAGTTTTACTTTCAGCACAACAATTTGTAAAATTACTAATTGTAATATAATCACCCCATTATATTTGTGTAGGCAAATACAGCTAAATATACTCCATATTTCTGTAGCAAAATGCCAGTAAGGGTAATATATAAACACTATTTGACACTCAATGGATTGAGCATGACCAGAGAAATCACAATGAAATTATAAATGCACTGGTCCATTGCAGTGCAAAGCCCAATACAGCAAGAGACGATTGATGTTTTAACTCCTTTTTGGCAATAAAAGTGAGCGTAGAAGAGCTGGTGAGTACGTCTTCGTTCCCTACCATTGCTTTACGTTTTGCTGACTTATTCCAAAATCCTACGATCAATGCCAGGAAGAGGGTCATTAAAGTCATCGGAGCGAGATCGTTCGTAGGCCAACCGCGACAGCTGCGTGTAGTTCACATGTTCTCGTTATGTCAAAGTCCTTGAAGTATGGAGAGAGGCAGAAATCAATTGATTAGTCCAGTAGAATATTTTGCGCGTGTTATTCATCCATACATGCACACTGAGGGCTTCTCTTCAGTTAGTGCACTGCTACGTTCAGTCCTGCTACTCAAAATGCAATGCCAACAGCTACAACACACTCTCACTATTATGGACACAGACGACCGCCCATCCCGTGGACGGAGCTTCTTTCACTTTGACAATCGACTATTTACTTGGCAAGGCAGTGCAAGCCCTCTTCTTAGTCAGTGAGCAACAATATTTGATTTGGGTGGTAAAACTACAATGATATCAGAGTCCCTTTGGCCGATTATTAACCAAGAGAATAAGGTTATCTATGGACTCCAATGACGTTATCTGGATATAATAGACCTATTGTTAATTTTGAACATGGCTTATGGGCCGTTCAGACCCAGTGTTGGTGCCAGTTTGAATTAATTAGGGGGGTCGGTATTTGAAATTTCTAGGTgggcacacattcactttaccATAACTGTAGCctggggcatagattccaggagGGATGGGGGAGAGGTAACCCTCCCCAATAATCCATGATATTTTttgctgtggtgcttttaaagggatTAATTGAAAGATGcaattctttttgtaatagttAAGTGTGCTGACAGCGCTGTGCATTTACATATAGTTACTTTCAGCTCAAAGTTGCATCTCTAttcatcctcattatttaaagcattgcttgtgtTCAAATTAAACACATTGAACAGTCAATTTATGTTCCTGTTTAATACGCATAGTGCGCATATTTGTGAGAGATGTTGTGGACAAATTAAAGAACAATATTTTTATGGAGTGTGTTGTTGATTCTTTGTTGGGTTGTTTGACAGACATCGGAATTTCTATAATAAACTGGTGCAGAAGAAAAACCAGACAGAAACAActgacttttaaaaacatttctttagATATATCTGAAATCCAAAAAGATGACAATGCCAGAAATTGAATTTTTATTACCTACACGTTCTCACCAATACTACCTACATTTAAGAGACTGGGCAGAAAacatcatttaattatttattttttaatctggtACAATATCTGCGCTGAATAGcatctaaaataatttatatatatttgctgGGTCTTTCCACAGCTCGCTCCCAAGTTCAGGTTTGAGAGTGAGTCCTCAACTCCAGCAtcgtcttcctcctcctcctcatcattatcatcaatgtCATCCTCCTCTTGGTCTCCTCCTCCATATTCTACATTTTTCCAATAGCTGCTATATGCAGATGCACCATATCCATCTTCATCTGTGCCACTCTGGCGACCGAATTTATGTGTTTGAAATGCAAGAACATCAAGGAAAAGATACTCGGATGAACCAGATACCTGACTGCTTCATTCAAATCCAAAACTAGTAGTTGAATGGAGGGCTGCACaatttgaacaaacacaaacaattaCTTATTACTTACTTActtattaatgttattatatatacaatagtaatatatttcagattaaaaaatggcactaGGCCAAATCATATTTTGATAAACCTAATATGGATAGTTCACATTAAATTTTAATGTAGATGTCATGTAATATTTTTTGGTAAGATACATCATCTAAAACAATTGCAAACAGAATtttgcttattattattaaatgaactgATATTAATTGAGAGATTACATGAAATATTGGATTTTGTTGCTGTCTTTAACAATATTAAAGCAGATAATTTAGTCAATTGTACAACAATAGTCATACATCATAGACATGACTGAGGCCTTTGGTTTTCCCAAACATTGCGGTCGCATTCAATGCAGTCTACATCACAGAGGGGGTACAAGCAGGCATGAGTACTCAAGCATTTCCTCCCATGGCACACCAGGCTTCACAGAAATCACATATGGCCCCCTATTGGTCACAAACAACACTGCATTAACTTGACAATCAAAAAGCATCTTCCAGTGTTAATTTTTAGCAAACTTGGTATAAACGATGAGATCTGTGCAAGCATTTATTGGTGATATTTAAGGTCTTGTTTTTGCTTACCACCATGCCCATTCCAGTGCTGTGTATGCCAGGATGTTTTATGATGCAGCCTGAAGAcatcatacattttgttttgccTCTGAATacagaaaaatacataaataaatacggACAAATCAGATTGAAGTGTGTCGTTTCTCAGAATCGCAAGAATGAATGCAAATTCAACAACTCTCCGCATTATTTGCAGCAGCTTGCAATGTTGATAATTTCTGCAATTTTTCCACATAAACCATGAATCTAAGGTAATCAGATAACTCAATGTGTGACAGCGGCAAAGCAAACGCTTGAAAAGCTTGACGCAGTCAAGACATCTCCAACTGCACAGCTGCCatttctatcatctccacagGGTTGGCAACTGTCCCATTTTAGCTGGGACGTCCCATATTTCGGCCAAAATTACGACGTCCCAAAAGGAATGCCTATTGTCCCATATTGACGCTCAAGGGGGATCCTATTGCGTTTACTttcaaaatccttgtctaaactttcGCAAGACCACATAACACAAAAAATGGCACAAAATTACATTGCAA is a window of Myxocyprinus asiaticus isolate MX2 ecotype Aquarium Trade chromosome 8, UBuf_Myxa_2, whole genome shotgun sequence DNA encoding:
- the LOC127445518 gene encoding interleukin-15-like, whose product is MTLMTLFLALIVGFWNKSAKRKAMRTGRCGCNHWCFENHLECPLNTEVWNSFLILSCLSALLPMADSHEMQTLQDLEKTIVETEHLFRSSDARLYTPNIDNIENCTNKFIDCYLLEMNVLLHEENVTFRNKMKIKKTLDQYTKYNCLERYPCEVQELTNSTVFFQRMKTFLTKLKILCKGKLHVYTCD